In Formosa haliotis, the sequence ATCCCCTTTAAAAATGGGATATATGGCCTTCATTTCTTCTTCAGACATGCGACTTTCGCTAAACTGAAATCCCAAAACCCAAGGACCCACTGGAGATTCTGGATGATCTTTTACATACTGAATCATAAAAGATCTTTGTTCATTTCGTTGCTGACTTGCCAAATCATCAAATTGAGCTCTCCATTCTTTAAATGCCTCTATTTTAGTTTCATCTTCAGACTTATAAGCAGCTTCCATCTTAGGTCTTATAGCTTGCAAAGGCGCAAACTTCTCCTGGTTCATGACACTGTCTATTTTCGCTTGTTGCAAGTCATAAACCTTCTGTAACGATGAACCTGTAACTTTTGCTTTAAGTCGACCACGATCTGAGTCTGCCGTATCAAATTCTAAAGTAATGGCACTGTTTTCTAAAAAGAATTCACTATTAAATTCATCACCTATTTTAATAAAAACACGGTCAGGATGCTCAACAATTCCTTTAAATGTAAAAGCACCATTTGTCATTTGTGTGCTGTCTATAATCTTAGGTTCTGCGCCTCTGTCTGTAAAATTGAATTCTATTAATTTTACAGTTGCTGGATCTAACCCTTTAACGGTTCCCGTAATGGTATATCCTTCAAAAGGCACTTCTTTTTTGCAGCTAGTAAATGCGAAAACAATCGCAACTAGAATCGTTATAATATTAAATTTTATTTTCATCGTGAATTAATTTTATTTGATTTATTAATATCCAAAAAGTTCTTTTAATTTATTTTCAAGCTCTTCCTTGGTTGGATTTCGTGCTATAATGGTTCTATTATTATCCAGCAAATAGGTTGTGGGTAAAAATGGGACACCATATGCTATTGCTACTGTTCCTTGAGCAGCATTTTCTTCCGTAACATCAAATACATGCTTCCAAACAGTTTGGTCCTTTTCAATGGCTATTCTCCAAGCTTCATCTTTGTCTCCAGTAGCTACGGCTATAATTTCAAATCCATCTTTCTTATATTTATCATATGTCTTTTTTAAACTCGGGAAAGAAGCTCTACAAGGTACACACCAACTCGCCCAAAAATCTACCAGAATATATTTGGCTTTTACTTCAGACAGGGTTAAATTTTCACCTTCAACTGTTTTTAATGTAAAGTCTTCAACAGTTGCTCCTATTGCAAATTTTTCAACATAATCTTCATACGTTTTTTTTATAAATCGAAATCGACCTGCCTTTTTTGCATCGCCTTCAAATAAAGTATAAACTTCCTTCATTTCATCTCTCGTCATTGTAATCTCACTAAAAGACATTCCTAATAAAGGTATCATTACTGGAGAGCTCGGGTTTTCCCTAATAAATTGTATTTTATAATTTTTCAGCTCTTCTTGTAATTCATTTTCTAATGGTTCTAACGCGTTCATTTTTGCTTTTACTTGCTCCATTAAAACAGAATCTTTCGACTTTTTAACTGCTATTACTTCTTCTCTGTAATTTTTAAAAGCTTCATATTTATCTTGATTACTGATACTATCTATTTTAGCACGTTGCAACTCATAAAGTTCTTGAGCTTTTGAACCTGAAACTGTAGGTTTAATGTACCCACTTCCCTTTTCAGCATTTGCAATATTTGCCTCTATGGTTATATCGCTATTTTCTAAAAGAAGTAGGTATTTAATCTTGGAGAAAAACTTACCTGAATCATATCAACATTATCCACTTTTCCTTTAAAGCTGAATTTGCCATTTTTAATTTCTGTGCTATCTAAAACAATAATGGAGTCGGTGAATAATACTCTTGGCTTAATAAGTTTTACCCATCCAGAATCTAGACCATTAACGGTTCCTGAAATGATATAACCGTCGGGCTTGTCTACTGATTTACAACTTGTAAAAATGAAACCTGTTACGATTAGTAATGCTAGAAATAGCTTTAAAAATTTCATTATTTTGATATTATTTGTTTAATAGTTTGTCCAATAGCGTAAATGCCTCTTCACTTCCTCCAACATATTTTCCAATTATAATGCCTTCAGGATCGATAATAAACTTTGTTGGAAATCCGTTTACGTTAAACTTTGAAACGAAATTATCTTCATTAATTCCCTTTTTTGATAATAATTGAATCCAATCGTAATTGTTCTTTGTTGTGAAATCAACAACCTTTTCTTTAGTATCTCCACTATCAATTCCAACCACGGCTAACTTATCTTTATACTTCTTACTATACTCCTTAACCGTTGGCATTTCTTTCATACATGGGCCACACCATATGCCCCAAAAGTCTATCATGACATATTTACCTCGTAATGATTTTAAATCAAATTCTGACCCATCTAAAGTTCTATTGGTAATAACTTCGGGAGCAAGATTACCAGCTTTTGTAGCCTCGGAACCTTTTAAACGCGTTGACACATTTATATAAAATGGGCTAGCCTTTAGTGTTTCATCAAAGCCATTTAAAAGCGCTAATGCTTCTGCATCCTCTACACTTTTTATTTGCACCATATTATCTAAATAAAATGCCGCCACTTCAGATGAAGGATTGTTTTTAATAAATGTCTTTTTAATTTCATCGATACGGTCTCCTATACTTAATACTTCAGCGTATAATGTTTTTATTTTAGGGTCTTCACGTTCCAATAATGATAACTGGTCCATTATTTCTTTAGATTCTTCATTATGCTTTTTAATGCTTTCATTAAAACGATTGATATCATCACATAACACGGTACCGGTTGGGATGGCATTAAATGTTTCGGTTACATCACCTTCAAACACAATGTTATCTCCAGGACGTGCTAAAAATTCCACATAACCACCTTTTACACCTTCACTTGGCTTTTTTGGTCTTGCTAGTAATGGCCAGATAGCAATGCGTTTGGTATTGGTTAATTTAGAAGCATAGGTAAAACTCCCTTCTTTTATATATAATGTATCCCAAACCCTATCTCCTGTTAGATCATCGGTATAATCGATAAACATGTAAGGAACATCTATTCCGTTAAGTGTTCCTGAAACTTTAAAACTATCGTTCGGAACAATTTCAATTTTTTGATTTGTTTTACATGATGTCAAAAAACCAAAAACGAGGGTTGCAATTAATATTTTTGAGTTTATTATCTTCATAGTTTTATTGTGCTAATAAATCTTCTAACAACTTAAATGCCTCTTCACCACTACCAACATATCTTTTAACAATATTTCCTCTAGGATCAATTATAAATTTTGTTGGAAAACCTTGTACATTAAACCTATTAACAAAGTTATCTGGTGTATTGGCTTTATCACTCATCAATTGTTTCCAAGCGTATCCGTTTTCATCAACAAATTTTTGAATTTTCTCTTTAGAATCTCCAGAGTTTATACCAAGTACTACTAACTTGTCCTTATACTTTTCTTGAAATGCTTTTACCTCTGGCATTTCTTTTACACATGGTCCGCACCATATACCCCAGAAATCTATAAGCACATACTTCCCTCTTAAAGATTTGATATCAAATTCTTTACCATCTAAAGTAGCCATGGTTTTAACCGATGGCACTTGTGAACCTTCTTTTGTTCCCCTTATGCCCTCAATTCGAGTAGCTACATTTTTATAATCTTCAAATTCTGATAATTCTGTAGACATTCCGTTAAATAATTCTTCTGCTTTTTGATTGTCAATTTGAGTGCGTAAAAGCAAATCATTTAAATACCAAGCAGCCGCTAATGATTTTGGATTTGCTTTAATATGAGCCATTATTTCTTCGGTATTATCTTTAAATATTTCCTCAGCTTTTGCATCATTGGCTTTCATTTTTAACGAATCAGTCTCATAGGTGTTTTGTACCGCTAGATTTCCCATTTTGTTGTAATTTGGGAATGTAATTTTATTGGCCGCCGCCAAACCATTATTAAACTCATCTCCACTAGGGTATGCATTCATAAAATCGGTAGCCTCTCCAGAAATTGAAACGTTGGCACCTGGATAAGCATAAAACATTAAATAGGCACATTTAACCGGAAAAAAACCTCTACCAACTTTTGGAACTTTATAAAGTTTTTTGTCTTCACCTGTAAATGAAGGGTATGCTCTAATTAAAGTTAATTTAGAGATAGTACCTGTAAATTTGAACTTTCCATCTACAACAATAATAGAATCTGGCTTCGTTTCCCTTGTATATTCTTTATCTGGATGTCTGAAATACAAATTACCTGTAAGCCCTTTAATTTCTCCAATAAGAGTAAATTGCTTGGTTTGGGTTTCTTGAGCTTCAAGAGTCTCAAAACCTAGTAAGGTGAATATTATTAAGCTAATTATTTGAATTAGATTTTTCATCATTGATTTTGTTTTTATATTATAAAGTGAAAATTTGTTCTTATCAGCGTTGAAAACGTACTTTTTGAAATACAAAGAGCACCTCTTATTAAGAATTAATAATAAAAGAAAGGATAAACAAACCTAACTATCAGTCAGTTAGGCTTGTTTTATATTCAAATTAGAGAAATAACTACCTAGTAGTGATTCTGTTCTAGAACTCCCTCGGATGCAATTATATCAGCTGTTGGAAGCGGAAATGCATAACGCCTAGAATTTTCTTCTAAAGAGTAAATTTGAGGCGTTTCTGAACCTAAAATTGTGCTAGAATTATACGGATAAAATGTTCTAGTAACAGTTACATTGTCTGATGAGTCTTCATTATTGTTGTACCTCCTAATATCATACCACCTATGAACAAATGGCATTTCCCTACGACGTTCTTCTAAAACTTTTGACAATGCATCAGCCTGTGAAACCGCACTAAGTTCTATAATACTTGTTGGTGCATTGGCATCAATTCTAGCTGCACGTAACTGGTTAACCGTTTGAATACCTTCGTTAAAATTTCCAAGCCTAATTTGGCATTCAGCCTTAATTAATATCATTTCAGGTACTGATGGTCCACTTGGGAGGTCACTTTTAAAGAAAAAGATGTAACCCGGATAACT encodes:
- a CDS encoding TlpA disulfide reductase family protein; translation: MKIKFNIITILVAIVFAFTSCKKEVPFEGYTITGTVKGLDPATVKLIEFNFTDRGAEPKIIDSTQMTNGAFTFKGIVEHPDRVFIKIGDEFNSEFFLENSAITLEFDTADSDRGRLKAKVTGSSLQKVYDLQQAKIDSVMNQEKFAPLQAIRPKMEAAYKSEDETKIEAFKEWRAQFDDLASQQRNEQRSFMIQYVKDHPESPVGPWVLGFQFSESRMSEEEMKAIYPIFKGDAKHTAMFKFYEKTYNDIFKNLGVGSTAPDFTLNDVNGKEVSLKGIEAKYKLVDFWASWCVPCRASFPHLKELYKKYGKEGFEIVGIGTADAEDKWRKAIEEDQTPWMHLNDTGEDHQWGIVARQYGVPFLPTTFLMDDNENIILRNPKKEELDAKLKELFGH
- a CDS encoding TlpA family protein disulfide reductase, producing MQRAKIDSISNQDKYEAFKNYREEVIAVKKSKDSVLMEQVKAKMNALEPLENELQEELKNYKIQFIRENPSSPVMIPLLGMSFSEITMTRDEMKEVYTLFEGDAKKAGRFRFIKKTYEDYVEKFAIGATVEDFTLKTVEGENLTLSEVKAKYILVDFWASWCVPCRASFPSLKKTYDKYKKDGFEIIAVATGDKDEAWRIAIEKDQTVWKHVFDVTEENAAQGTVAIAYGVPFLPTTYLLDNNRTIIARNPTKEELENKLKELFGY
- a CDS encoding DUF4369 domain-containing protein — its product is MKFLKLFLALLIVTGFIFTSCKSVDKPDGYIISGTVNGLDSGWVKLIKPRVLFTDSIIVLDSTEIKNGKFSFKGKVDNVDMIQVSFSPRLNTYFF
- a CDS encoding TlpA family protein disulfide reductase produces the protein MKIINSKILIATLVFGFLTSCKTNQKIEIVPNDSFKVSGTLNGIDVPYMFIDYTDDLTGDRVWDTLYIKEGSFTYASKLTNTKRIAIWPLLARPKKPSEGVKGGYVEFLARPGDNIVFEGDVTETFNAIPTGTVLCDDINRFNESIKKHNEESKEIMDQLSLLEREDPKIKTLYAEVLSIGDRIDEIKKTFIKNNPSSEVAAFYLDNMVQIKSVEDAEALALLNGFDETLKASPFYINVSTRLKGSEATKAGNLAPEVITNRTLDGSEFDLKSLRGKYVMIDFWGIWCGPCMKEMPTVKEYSKKYKDKLAVVGIDSGDTKEKVVDFTTKNNYDWIQLLSKKGINEDNFVSKFNVNGFPTKFIIDPEGIIIGKYVGGSEEAFTLLDKLLNK
- a CDS encoding TlpA disulfide reductase family protein; the encoded protein is MMKNLIQIISLIIFTLLGFETLEAQETQTKQFTLIGEIKGLTGNLYFRHPDKEYTRETKPDSIIVVDGKFKFTGTISKLTLIRAYPSFTGEDKKLYKVPKVGRGFFPVKCAYLMFYAYPGANVSISGEATDFMNAYPSGDEFNNGLAAANKITFPNYNKMGNLAVQNTYETDSLKMKANDAKAEEIFKDNTEEIMAHIKANPKSLAAAWYLNDLLLRTQIDNQKAEELFNGMSTELSEFEDYKNVATRIEGIRGTKEGSQVPSVKTMATLDGKEFDIKSLRGKYVLIDFWGIWCGPCVKEMPEVKAFQEKYKDKLVVLGINSGDSKEKIQKFVDENGYAWKQLMSDKANTPDNFVNRFNVQGFPTKFIIDPRGNIVKRYVGSGEEAFKLLEDLLAQ